In one window of Streptomyces sp. NBC_01224 DNA:
- a CDS encoding SigE family RNA polymerase sigma factor gives MRIDDDAALHAFVEGRRTALFRSAYLLCGDRHEAEDLVQATLVKVVLGGRRHGRLDNIEAYARKTLVNTYIAARRRFWRREQSYGELPDREGHAPDTDTGLAVRAALARLTAKQRAVLVLRYWEDLSVEATAELLGMRENTVKSHAARGLAALRAEMAEEFV, from the coding sequence ATGCGGATCGATGACGATGCCGCGCTGCACGCCTTCGTCGAGGGCAGACGTACCGCGCTGTTCCGCAGCGCGTACCTGCTGTGCGGCGACCGGCACGAGGCCGAGGACCTGGTCCAGGCGACGCTGGTCAAAGTGGTGCTCGGCGGACGGAGGCACGGGCGGCTCGACAACATCGAGGCGTACGCACGCAAGACCCTGGTCAACACCTACATCGCGGCCCGCCGCCGGTTCTGGCGGCGCGAACAGTCGTACGGCGAACTGCCCGACCGTGAGGGCCATGCGCCCGACACGGACACCGGCCTCGCGGTGCGGGCGGCCCTCGCCCGGCTCACGGCCAAGCAGCGAGCCGTACTGGTGCTGCGCTACTGGGAGGACCTGAGCGTCGAGGCCACGGCCGAACTGCTCGGGATGCGGGAGAACACGGTCAAGAGCCACGCGGCTCGGGGGTTGGCGGCGCTGCGCGCCGAGATGGCAGAGGAATTCGTATGA
- a CDS encoding class I SAM-dependent methyltransferase, producing the protein MAETTTGTDWAAWQASWDRQQEWYMPDREERFRVMLDMVEAIVGPRPRVLDLACGTGSITDRLLKRFPEATSTGVDLDPALLAIARGHFDGDERVSFVTADLKDPDWAGELPYDSYDAVLTATALHWLHTEPLTALYRRIGGLVRDGGVFMNADHMIDTGTPRINAAERAHRHATMDRAKAEGALDWADWWDLAAKDPVLAGPTAERYEIYGEHADGDMPSVRWHSDTLREAGFGEARAVWASPSDSLVLAVK; encoded by the coding sequence GTGGCGGAGACAACGACAGGTACTGACTGGGCGGCCTGGCAGGCGAGCTGGGACCGGCAGCAGGAGTGGTACATGCCCGACCGCGAGGAACGGTTCCGGGTGATGCTGGACATGGTCGAGGCCATTGTGGGGCCCCGGCCGAGAGTGCTCGACCTCGCATGCGGTACGGGAAGTATTACGGACCGGCTGCTCAAGCGGTTCCCCGAGGCCACCAGCACGGGCGTCGACCTCGACCCGGCGCTCCTCGCCATCGCCCGCGGCCACTTCGACGGCGACGAGCGCGTCAGCTTCGTCACCGCCGACCTCAAGGACCCGGACTGGGCAGGGGAGTTGCCGTACGACTCGTACGACGCCGTCCTCACCGCCACCGCCCTGCACTGGCTGCACACCGAACCGCTCACCGCGCTCTACCGGCGGATCGGCGGGCTCGTCAGGGACGGCGGGGTGTTCATGAACGCCGACCACATGATCGACACCGGGACCCCCCGTATCAACGCGGCCGAACGCGCCCATCGCCACGCGACCATGGACCGTGCCAAGGCCGAGGGTGCTCTGGACTGGGCGGACTGGTGGGACCTCGCCGCCAAGGACCCGGTCCTTGCCGGGCCGACCGCGGAGCGGTACGAGATCTACGGCGAGCACGCGGACGGCGACATGCCGTCCGTGCGGTGGCACTCCGACACCCTGCGCGAGGCGGGGTTCGGTGAGGCGCGGGCCGTCTGGGCATCCCCGTCGGACAGTCTGGTGCTGGCCGTGAAGTAG
- a CDS encoding CGNR zinc finger domain-containing protein, with product MELAYYSDYAVRLVNTEEPARNKDSLTSVEAVRELFGANGQAARRATDADVTRFRSVRARLRAVFEAADGGDETLAVDLLNSLLLEFPVSPQISGHDLRDEDGKPDWHMHLADHPSNATAGYAAIAAMGLAFHLTSYGADRLGLCEAAPCRNAYLDTSTNRSRRYCSDRCATRANVAAYRARKRLETERAADTGRSAETAQVTTPHSDR from the coding sequence GTGGAACTGGCCTATTACTCGGACTATGCCGTGCGTCTGGTCAACACCGAGGAGCCGGCCCGCAACAAGGACTCCCTCACCTCCGTCGAGGCGGTCCGCGAGCTGTTCGGCGCCAACGGACAGGCGGCCCGGCGGGCGACCGATGCGGATGTGACCCGCTTCCGGTCCGTACGGGCACGGCTGCGCGCGGTCTTCGAAGCGGCCGACGGCGGTGACGAGACACTCGCCGTCGACCTGCTCAACTCACTGCTGCTGGAGTTCCCGGTCAGCCCGCAGATCTCCGGACACGATCTCCGCGACGAGGACGGCAAGCCGGACTGGCACATGCACCTGGCCGACCACCCGTCGAACGCGACGGCCGGGTACGCCGCCATCGCGGCGATGGGCCTCGCCTTCCATCTCACCTCGTACGGTGCGGACCGGCTCGGCCTGTGCGAGGCGGCGCCGTGCCGCAACGCCTACCTCGACACCTCGACCAACCGCTCCCGCCGCTACTGCTCGGACCGCTGCGCGACCCGCGCCAACGTCGCCGCCTACCGGGCCCGCAAGCGCCTGGAGACGGAACGGGCCGCCGACACCGGCCGCAGCGCGGAGACCGCCCAGGTCACCACACCCCACAGCGACCGCTGA
- the sodX gene encoding nickel-type superoxide dismutase maturation protease: MREVPELPELTQEQPGRGLAARVPFQVVEVTGPSMVPTLHHGDWLLVQYGATVRPGDVVILRHPFQQDLLIVKRAAERRRGGWWVLADNTFAGGDSTDYGTVPEELVLARVRARYRPLKKDQRSLWGVVTWAVSALRPVSAARSVSRRLRAR, encoded by the coding sequence ATGCGGGAGGTGCCGGAGTTGCCTGAGCTGACGCAGGAGCAGCCAGGGCGAGGGCTGGCTGCGCGCGTGCCGTTCCAGGTGGTGGAGGTGACGGGGCCGTCGATGGTGCCCACGCTCCATCACGGGGACTGGCTGCTCGTGCAGTACGGGGCGACGGTGCGCCCCGGGGACGTGGTGATCCTGCGCCATCCGTTCCAGCAGGATCTGCTGATCGTCAAGCGGGCCGCCGAGCGCCGCCGGGGCGGCTGGTGGGTGCTGGCCGACAACACCTTCGCGGGCGGTGACAGCACGGATTACGGGACGGTGCCCGAGGAGCTCGTGCTGGCCAGGGTCCGGGCGCGCTACCGGCCACTGAAGAAGGATCAGCGGTCGCTGTGGGGTGTGGTGACCTGGGCGGTCTCCGCGCTGCGGCCGGTGTCGGCGGCCCGTTCCGTCTCCAGGCGCTTGCGGGCCCGGTAG
- the sodN gene encoding superoxide dismutase, Ni, with translation MLSRLFAPKVKVSAHCDLPCGVYDPAQARIEAESVKAVQEKYQANEDPHFRARAVVIKEQRAELAKHHVSVLWSDYFKPPHFEKYPELHQLVNDALKALSAAKASTDPATGQKALDYIAQIDKIFWETKKA, from the coding sequence ATGCTTTCCCGCCTGTTTGCCCCCAAGGTGAAGGTCAGCGCCCACTGCGACCTGCCCTGCGGCGTGTACGACCCGGCCCAGGCCCGCATCGAGGCGGAGTCCGTCAAGGCCGTCCAGGAGAAGTACCAGGCCAACGAGGACCCGCACTTCCGGGCCCGCGCGGTGGTCATCAAGGAGCAGCGCGCCGAGCTCGCGAAGCACCACGTCTCGGTGCTGTGGAGCGACTACTTCAAGCCCCCGCACTTCGAGAAGTACCCGGAGCTGCACCAGCTGGTCAACGACGCCCTGAAGGCGCTGTCGGCCGCGAAGGCCTCCACGGACCCGGCGACGGGCCAGAAGGCGCTGGACTACATCGCCCAGATCGACAAGATCTTCTGGGAGACCAAGAAGGCCTGA
- a CDS encoding helix-turn-helix domain-containing protein: MLVETVLRTEDVPPKERFDRWREHLSRTHGPAEIHSADVTDFPASQRILSLGAMRVWTMEHPPMTVHRTPELIRQADPGLYHLSLPLCGRMRMTRPGREAEYHPCDLVLQDTSHPYLMRAAAEGRTGTVLSTGLLVPRELLPLPKCGVDRLIDRPMSSRTGIGALLAQFLTRLAADAHSYEPCDGPRLGTVAVDLLSALFAHALAADESRPPEGRRPVLALRIRTYIQEHLHDPQLTPPGIAAAHHISTSYLHRLFEEEDDTVATWIRRQRLERVRRDLADPALRSTPIHAVAARWGFPRAADFSRAFRTVYGLPPREYRHRALIARTEVDGDRSGHNAKEQCTQC; the protein is encoded by the coding sequence ATGCTGGTCGAGACGGTGCTGCGGACGGAAGACGTACCACCCAAGGAGCGTTTCGACCGCTGGAGGGAACATCTGTCCCGGACCCATGGGCCGGCGGAGATCCACAGCGCCGACGTGACCGACTTCCCTGCTTCGCAGCGCATCCTGAGCCTCGGCGCAATGCGCGTGTGGACGATGGAGCACCCGCCGATGACCGTGCACCGGACGCCGGAGCTGATCCGACAGGCGGACCCGGGGCTGTACCACCTCTCCCTCCCCCTCTGCGGCAGGATGAGGATGACCCGGCCCGGCCGCGAGGCCGAGTACCACCCGTGCGATCTGGTGCTTCAGGACACCTCGCACCCCTACCTGATGCGTGCGGCGGCCGAAGGCCGCACGGGCACCGTCCTGAGTACCGGGCTGCTCGTTCCCCGGGAACTGCTGCCGCTGCCGAAATGCGGCGTGGACAGGCTGATAGACCGTCCGATGTCCAGCCGGACGGGAATCGGTGCCCTGCTGGCCCAGTTCCTCACCCGGCTTGCGGCAGACGCGCACTCCTACGAGCCCTGCGACGGTCCGCGGCTCGGGACGGTCGCGGTCGACCTGCTGTCCGCGCTCTTCGCCCATGCCCTCGCCGCGGACGAGTCCCGGCCGCCGGAAGGCCGTCGGCCGGTCCTCGCCCTGCGCATCCGGACCTACATCCAGGAGCATCTGCACGATCCGCAGTTGACGCCGCCCGGCATTGCGGCCGCACACCACATCTCCACCAGCTATCTGCACCGCCTCTTCGAGGAGGAGGACGACACGGTGGCCACCTGGATCCGCCGCCAGCGTCTGGAGCGGGTCCGCCGCGACCTGGCCGACCCGGCACTGCGTTCCACCCCCATCCACGCCGTAGCCGCCCGCTGGGGGTTCCCCCGCGCCGCCGACTTCAGCCGCGCCTTCCGCACCGTCTATGGCCTCCCTCCCAGGGAGTACCGCCACCGTGCGCTGATCGCTCGGACCGAGGTGGACGGGGACCGGAGTGGACACAATGCCAAGGAACAGTGCACGCAATGCTAA